The DNA sequence CGGCTCCCAAAAAGGAACTGGCCTTCTGCACGCAAACGTTTCCGCAGGTGCGTTCCTGGATGCGTCTGCTCATCTCGAGTTCCGAAAGCGGGGCTTCCAGCTCCAGCAGTCCTTGCAGGCGCAATTTCCTGGGGATCGCGGCGATAAGTTCATCAAAAGAACCCACCCCGATCCGCGAGAGCATCTGGCGCCGTTCCGCGTCAGTATTGGAAATATAGGGCATTATCTCTCCATTGCTGTCTGAAATTATGTTTTTTTCTATTATTTTGGACTGGCTGTTTGTGTCAATCGCAAAATTGCAGGCGCCTGGATGAGGGGCAGAGCGCAGGATCGGCTTGGGAAAATCTTCCGCAAGCCCCCGCCCACTTAAAGCGCCCGATCCGGCCTCAATCTCGCCTCCCGCCAGATGCCCGCCTGAGATGCGGGGATCATGGGAGGGACGGGCGGCAGGCCGGTCCTGGGGGATTGGGCCCGGATAAAGAGAAAGGCGGGTTTTTCACTCCCGCCTTGAGAAAGGTTGCCGGAGGCCTCAAACCATTTTAATGGCCTGCTTGGGGCATTTGCTCACGCAGATCTCGCAGCCCACGCATTTCTCTTTGTCGATCTTGTGCACCTGTTTCACTTCTCCGCTGATGGCTTGGACGGGGCAGCTTTTCGCGCAGATGGTGCAGCCGATGCAGAGTTCATCCGTGATCTCGGCTTTTTTGCGAGCTCCGCAGATCAGGTCCAGGATCGCGCCGGTGGGGCAGGCGGTGGCGCAGATGCCACAGTTGATGCATTTCGCATAGTCGATGCGGGCAAGGTTGTTTTCGATGGTGATGGCCTGGACCGGGCATTTGCGGCCGCAGATACCGCAGCCGATGCAGGGTTTCTCGTTGCCGCAGGATTGTTTGGCCAGGGGACCTTTGTCTTGGGAAGAGCATTTAACGTGAACGTCGTTTTTAAGCGGCACCAATTCTATCAGTTTGCGCGGGCAGGCTTTCACGCAGGCGCCGCAGGCGGTGCATTTGTCCGCGTCGATCACGCGCATCCCGCAGGCGTCAACGCTGATGGCGCCGAACTTGCAGGCCTTCATGCAGTCGTTGAAGCCAATGCAGCCCCAGGCACAAAGGTTGGGGCCACCGGCAACGTTCACCGCGGAAAGGCAGGATTCGATGCCTTGGTAGGCATATTTCCACTTCGTGTTGTTGTAGCCGCCCGAACTGCAGTGGATCACGGCGACCTTTTTCTCCATGGAACCGGCCTCCGTGCCCATGATCCGGGCGATGGCGGCAGCGGCTTCAGGTCCGCCGGGTGCGCAGAGATTCACTTCCGCGCCGGAGTTGACGATGGAGTCTGCGTAGCCCGCGCAGCCGGCTTTGCCGCAGGCTCCGCAGTTGGCGCCGGGCAGCGCGGCGGTGATCTGTTCCACCCGGGGGTCGATCTTCACGGCAAAGACCTTGGCGGCGAAAGCGAGGATGAGCCCGAAGACAAGCCCCATGGCGCCTAAAATGATCACCGGGGTCCCGATCTGGGAGAGCAGCGAAGCGGCGAGGGTGATAACGGCAATTTGTTCCATATTTTGTCTCCTCAGATCTTCAGGCCCATGAAGCCGTAAAAGGCCAGGGCCATGATCCCGGCGAGGATCAGTCCGCTGGCAAAACCGTGCATGCTTTTGGGCATGTCCACCAGCTCCAGGCGTTGGCGGATGCCGGCCATGGCCAGCAGCACAAAGGTGAAGCCCACGCCGGAGAAGAAGCCGTTCAGGATGGCGAGGCCAAAGTTGTAGGTGCTGCCGTCGGCCAGGGGGGTGATGTTCAGGATGGCCACGCCCAGCACGGCGCAGTTGGTCGTGATCAGCGGCAGATAGACACCCAGCGACTTGTAGAGGGCGGGGGCGTTTTTCTGGATCACCATTTCCACGAACTGCACCAGCGCGGCGATGGTGAGGATGAAGGCCAGGGTGCGCAGGTACTCCAGGTTATAGGGCACCAGCAGATAGCTGTTGATCAGGTAGGTGATCGCTGAGGCCAGGGTCATCACGAAGATCACGGCCATGCCCATGCCAAAGGCGGAATCCATTTTTTTGGACACGCCCAGGTAGGGACAGAGGCCCAAAAAGCGCGACAGCACGAAGTTCTGAACGAAGATGGCGCTGATGGCGATCACGAAGATTTGTCCCAGAGTGCTCATTGTTTCCTCTCCTTCAGCAGGTTCATCAGGGCCATCAGTAGGCCCAGGGTGATAAAGGCGCCGGGGGCGAGAATGGCCATCAGCATGGGATTGTAGCTCTGGGGCAGAACTTTGATCCCGGCCCAGGTGCCGTTGCCCAGGATCTCACGGAAAGTGGCCACCACCACCAAAGCCAGGGTGAAGCCCAGGCCCATGCCGATGCCGTCGGCCAGGGAATTGAGCATGTTGTTTTTGCTGGCAAAGGCTTCGGCGCGGCCCAGGATGATGCAGTTCACCACGATCAGCGGGATGAACAGGCCCAAGGACTTGTGCAGGTCCGGAACGAAGGCCGCCATCGCCATGTCCACGATCGATACAAATGAAGCTATCACCACCACATAGACCGGAATGCGGATCTTGTCCGGCGTCACACCCTTGATCAGGGAGATGATGATATTGGAGCAGACCAGCACAAAGGTGGCCGCGGCGCCCATCCCGATGGCGTTGTTCACGGAGGTGGAGACCGCCAGGGTGGGGCACATGCCCAGCACGATCACAAAGATCGGGTTTTCCTTGATGATGCCTTTGGTGAGTTCTTTCATGAAGCTCATGGTTGTGCCTCCAATTGCCGGGATTCGATGTCTTTGCGCACCAGGGCGATCTGTTCCTGCAGCGAGTTGGCGATGGCGCGCGAAGTGATGGTGGCACCGGTGAGGGCTTTGATCGGCCCGCCGTCTTTGTCCACCAGCACCTGGTCGGCGGCCAGGCCCTTGAATTGGTCCGTGAAAGAGCTCTGGGTGCAGTTCGCGCCGAGGCCGGGAGTCTCTGCCTGTTCGATCACCTTGATGGCAATGAGTTTGAAATCCGCTCCGATGGCGGCCATGGTCTTCACGTTGCTGGAATACCCGGTTTTGGCCGCGGTGAAGGTGTAGCCCCTGATCTCGCCGGTCTTGGCGTCTTTGGCCACGAAATAGCTGAGGGAATCATCTCCGGCCTTGAAACCAAGCGCTTCAAAGGTCGCGCCGGCGATCAGGGAACTCCGGGCTTCCTCGGCTTCCTTGATCTTCAGCGCGTCGATCTTGGGCTTGGTAACGGAATTCACATAGGCCAGCAGCGCGGTGGCCACCACGCAGAACGCCAGCAGGATGAGGCCGAGCCTGAGAAACAGCTTCATTTCTTCAACCTCCCGAAAGCTTTGGGCCGGGTGAGCATGTCGATCAGGGGGGTCATCACATTCATGAATAGAATGGAGTAGGAAACCCCTTCCGGATAGCCACCCACCAGGCGGATTATCACTGTGAGCACGCCGCAGCCGATGGCATAGACCACGCGGCCGTTTTTGGTGATGGGGCTGGTGGTGTAGTCCGTGGCCATGAAAAAAGCGCCCAGCATCAGTCCGCCGGCGAAGAGGTGAAAGATGGGCAGAGTGAGCGAATAGCCGGTGCCGGGAAGGCTGCCGAACAGGAAGGTGAGCACAAACACCGTCAGCAGATAGAAGAAGGGGATGCGCCATTCAATGATCCGGCGCCAGAGCAGGTAAACCGCTCCCAGCAGCAGCGCGAAGACGGATACTTCGCCGATGCAGCCGCCGATCTGGCCCCAAAACAGGTTTTTCAGGGTGCCGAGGTCGATCATGCCGTTGAAGATCTTGTTGCCAATGTCCAGGCTGGCGTCCTTGGTGGCGGCGAGGGTGTTCACGAACGAACTGTCCCGCAGGGTGTGGGCCACGTTCAGAGGTGTGGCGCCGGTAACCAGGTCGTAAGCTTTGCTGGAAACGGCCTGGAGGTTCGAATCGATGATGCGGGGGTCGATGCCGCTCATGGAGATGGACGTTCCTGGCTGTTTCCAGGTTTGGATGCCGGTCATCAGCGCGGGCCAGGAGGCCAGCAAAAAGGCGCGTCCCAGCAGGGCCGGGTTCACGGGGTTGTTGCCCAGTCCGCCGAAAACCTGTTTGCCGATGGCGATGGCGAAGATGGCTCCCACCACCGGCAGCCACCAGGGTGAAGAGGGGGAAATGTTGAAGGTCAGCAGCATGCCGGTGAGCACGGCCGAGCCGTCCGAAACACGGATGGGAACTTTGCGCAGCCACTGGATCAGGGCTTCGGTGCCCACTGCGGCCAGCACTCCCAGCAGGGTGAGCCAGAGAGAGTTCAAACCCCAATAGTAAACCGCGAAACCCAGCGCTGGCAGCAAGGCCAGCACCACGTTCCACATCACGTTGGGGATGCTGGTGCGGTCGTGCAGATGCGGCGCGGGTGAAACTGTGAATCTGTCTTTCATGGCGATACCTCTATTTCTTGCCGCGCAGGGCTTCCGCGTGCCGGATCTTGCCGGTGTCGATCCACTGCACCAGGCGGATATGCGCGGGGCAGACGTAGGCGCAGCTTCCGCATTTCATGCAGTCTTCCAGGCCCGCCTTGAGCGCGATGTCCATCGCCCCGGCTTTCACCGCCTGGGCGATCGAGCTGGGCAGCAGGTTCATGGGGCAAACGTCCACGCAGCGCGCGCAGCGGAGGCAATTGCGTTCTTCCAGCGTTTTGCTTTCTTTTTCATTCATCAGCACCAGTCCGGAGCTGCCTTTGGCCATCGGTGCCGCCAGCGAGGGCAGCGCGAAACCCATCATGGGGCCGCCGGAGATGATCTTGCCGGGATCCTCGGTCACGCCGCCACAGAATTCCACCAGTTCGGTAAAAGGCGTTCCGATCCGGGCTTTGAGGTTTTTGGGATGCGCCACCACACTTCCGGTAACGGATATGATCCGCTCCACCAAAGGTTTTTTGTAGCGTACGGCCTCGTAGATGGCAAAGGCGGTGGCCACGTTTTGCACCACCACTCCCACGGCCATGGGCAGGCCGCCGGAAGGGACTTTTCGGCGCGTGGCGGCATAGATCAGCTGTTTTTCCGCGCCCTGGGGATACTGCAGTTTAAGCGGCACCACCCGGAACTGGCTTTCGGAGGCCAGGATCTTTTTCATGGCGGCGATGTCGTCCGGTTTGTTAGCTTCGATGCCGATGATGCCTTGTTTGGCTCCGAGCACCTTCATCAGTATCTTCAGGCCGTTCACCACTTCCTGGGTTTTTTCCAGCATCAGCCGATCGTCGGCAGTGAGATAGGGTTCGCACTCCACGCCGTTCAGGATCACGGTGTCGATGGGTTTGTCCGCCGGAGGCGAGAGTTTCACGAAAGTGGGGAAGCCCGCGCCGCCCATGCCGCAGATCCCGGCTTCGCCGATGCGGTTTTTCAGCTCTTCCGCGGAGAGGTCCAGGAAATTGGGATCATCGCCCAGCTCGATCCAGCTGTCGTTCCCGTCGCCGGTGATCTCGATGGCCAGGGCTGAAGCTCCCGCGGGATGCGGGAAAACATCGATCTTGGTAACTTTGCCGCTGATCGAGGCGTGCTGGGGTATGGAAACAAAACCTCCGGCATCGGCGATCTTCTGCCCGGCCTTCACTTCGTCGCCCACCTTGACGATCGGCACGGAGGGCGCGCCGATGTGCTGGGACATGGGGATCACCACCCGCTGGGGCAGGGGCATCACCTCGATCGGGGCGGAGGCGGAAAAATGCTTGTGATCGTGGGGATGAACTCCCCCGGGAAAGGTTTTTAACCTCATTGACGCTCCCATAATAGCTCTGATCGAGCCAAAACATTTTTGCGTTCCACAAATTGCGAACAAGGTATTTAGGCAAGGATTTTTTTGCCGGGGGGCTTCTTTTACCGATCCATGCTGCGGTTTGGCTCAGCTGGCAACCAGATCCAGCAAGGGCAAAAGTCTCAGCCAGTGACAGCCTGTCCCTTTCATGCTCGACCCGCATTCAACCCTGCGGGAATTGCGGGATG is a window from the Candidatus Cloacimonadota bacterium genome containing:
- a CDS encoding RnfABCDGE type electron transport complex subunit B — encoded protein: MEQIAVITLAASLLSQIGTPVIILGAMGLVFGLILAFAAKVFAVKIDPRVEQITAALPGANCGACGKAGCAGYADSIVNSGAEVNLCAPGGPEAAAAIARIMGTEAGSMEKKVAVIHCSSGGYNNTKWKYAYQGIESCLSAVNVAGGPNLCAWGCIGFNDCMKACKFGAISVDACGMRVIDADKCTACGACVKACPRKLIELVPLKNDVHVKCSSQDKGPLAKQSCGNEKPCIGCGICGRKCPVQAITIENNLARIDYAKCINCGICATACPTGAILDLICGARKKAEITDELCIGCTICAKSCPVQAISGEVKQVHKIDKEKCVGCEICVSKCPKQAIKMV
- a CDS encoding RnfABCDGE type electron transport complex subunit A; translated protein: MSTLGQIFVIAISAIFVQNFVLSRFLGLCPYLGVSKKMDSAFGMGMAVIFVMTLASAITYLINSYLLVPYNLEYLRTLAFILTIAALVQFVEMVIQKNAPALYKSLGVYLPLITTNCAVLGVAILNITPLADGSTYNFGLAILNGFFSGVGFTFVLLAMAGIRQRLELVDMPKSMHGFASGLILAGIMALAFYGFMGLKI
- a CDS encoding electron transport complex subunit E — translated: MSFMKELTKGIIKENPIFVIVLGMCPTLAVSTSVNNAIGMGAAATFVLVCSNIIISLIKGVTPDKIRIPVYVVVIASFVSIVDMAMAAFVPDLHKSLGLFIPLIVVNCIILGRAEAFASKNNMLNSLADGIGMGLGFTLALVVVATFREILGNGTWAGIKVLPQSYNPMLMAILAPGAFITLGLLMALMNLLKERKQ
- a CDS encoding RnfABCDGE type electron transport complex subunit G, whose product is MKLFLRLGLILLAFCVVATALLAYVNSVTKPKIDALKIKEAEEARSSLIAGATFEALGFKAGDDSLSYFVAKDAKTGEIRGYTFTAAKTGYSSNVKTMAAIGADFKLIAIKVIEQAETPGLGANCTQSSFTDQFKGLAADQVLVDKDGGPIKALTGATITSRAIANSLQEQIALVRKDIESRQLEAQP
- a CDS encoding RnfABCDGE type electron transport complex subunit D, which translates into the protein MKDRFTVSPAPHLHDRTSIPNVMWNVVLALLPALGFAVYYWGLNSLWLTLLGVLAAVGTEALIQWLRKVPIRVSDGSAVLTGMLLTFNISPSSPWWLPVVGAIFAIAIGKQVFGGLGNNPVNPALLGRAFLLASWPALMTGIQTWKQPGTSISMSGIDPRIIDSNLQAVSSKAYDLVTGATPLNVAHTLRDSSFVNTLAATKDASLDIGNKIFNGMIDLGTLKNLFWGQIGGCIGEVSVFALLLGAVYLLWRRIIEWRIPFFYLLTVFVLTFLFGSLPGTGYSLTLPIFHLFAGGLMLGAFFMATDYTTSPITKNGRVVYAIGCGVLTVIIRLVGGYPEGVSYSILFMNVMTPLIDMLTRPKAFGRLKK
- the rsxC gene encoding electron transport complex subunit RsxC — encoded protein: MRLKTFPGGVHPHDHKHFSASAPIEVMPLPQRVVIPMSQHIGAPSVPIVKVGDEVKAGQKIADAGGFVSIPQHASISGKVTKIDVFPHPAGASALAIEITGDGNDSWIELGDDPNFLDLSAEELKNRIGEAGICGMGGAGFPTFVKLSPPADKPIDTVILNGVECEPYLTADDRLMLEKTQEVVNGLKILMKVLGAKQGIIGIEANKPDDIAAMKKILASESQFRVVPLKLQYPQGAEKQLIYAATRRKVPSGGLPMAVGVVVQNVATAFAIYEAVRYKKPLVERIISVTGSVVAHPKNLKARIGTPFTELVEFCGGVTEDPGKIISGGPMMGFALPSLAAPMAKGSSGLVLMNEKESKTLEERNCLRCARCVDVCPMNLLPSSIAQAVKAGAMDIALKAGLEDCMKCGSCAYVCPAHIRLVQWIDTGKIRHAEALRGKK